CGAGGATCTCTACCTGGTTTTTCTAGTTCGCTGAGAATGTCGCGCAATGTGGGTTCGCCGACGCTATCGGTAACGTATTTCTTCAGGTTGGTCTTTTTGAGTTTTTCGGCAATTTGTGTTACCTGATTTAATGGCACATTTAGATCGGATGCGATCGCTTCTACTACAGAATAACTCTCTGGATGCACTGCTGTATTATCCAATGGGTTATCACCGCCGCGAATCCGCAGAAAACCCGCCGCTTGTTCAAAGGCTTTTGGTCCCAGCTTCGGAACTTTCAACAGTTGTCGGCGATTTTTAAAGGCTCCATTCTGGTTGCGATAGGCGACAATGTTATTGGCAACTGTTGCCGTAATCCCAGAGACGGATGTCAGAAGTTCTTTGGAGGCGGTGTTTAAGTCTACGCCGACGTAGTTAACGCAGCTTTCTACAGTGTCATCCAATTTCTTTTTCAATAACTTCTGATCGACATCGTGCTGATATTGTCCCACACCAATGGATTTGGGATCGATTTTCACCAGTTCCGCCAAAGGGTCTTGCAAACGGCGACCGATGCTAATAGCACCGCGCACGGTAACATCTAAATCGGGGAACTCTTCTAGCGCCACAATACTAGCAGAATATATAGATGCGCCAGATTCATTCACCATCACCTTAACTGGTTTGCGTTCTATAGTTTGCAATACTTGCGTGACAAACTCCTCTGTCTCGCGGGACGCTGTACCATTACCAATGGCGATTAACTCAATTTTGTACTTTTCAATCAGATTTTTGACAGTTTGTGCAGCTTTAGCCCGTTGTTCAGCCGCTTGGTGGGGAAAAACCGCTTGGTATTCCAAAAATTTCCCCGTTTGGTCGAGGACAGCAACTTTACACCCAGTTCTAAATCCAGGGTCTATCGCCAAGGTTGGTTTCATTCCTGCTGGTGCAGACAGCAGCAACTCTCGCAGATTAGTTTCAAATGTCTTGATTGATTCCATGTCTGCATAGACTTTCTTCTCAGAAATCACCTCTCCCATTAGAGAGACTTTCATCAAACGGTTAAATGCATCCTTCAACATCGCCTGATAAAAATCCCGAATTGCCCGAACTTTGGTTTTAATTTCTTTCGACTCAAGATAGTAAAGTACCGTATCTTCATCAAAAGCAATTTCAAAGCTTAATACTTTCTCAGTTTCACCCCGACACAACGCCAGCATATTATGTGGTGCAATATTTTTTACCCTAATTTTATAGTTACGGTACATCTCAAATTTGGTTGTACCTTCGGGATAATCATCTTTGATGCGGGAGACAAATACCCCTTCTTCGAGAAGATAATCGCGGATATATGCCCGCAATTCAGCTTTTTCAGCCACTTCTTCCGCTAAAATATCAGCAGCACCTTTAAGTGCTTCTTCTGCTGTTTTTACTCCCTTGGCTTCAGAAATATACTTAGCCGTTTCTTCTTCTAATGAAGCTATCGCAGTATTTTTGACATTTAGCGACTTGATGAATTCCGCCAGTGCTTCAAGTCCTTTTTCTCTGGCGATAGTGGCGCGGGTGCGTCGTTTTGGGCGATAGGGTAGATATAAATCCTCAAGTTCGGTTTTTTGTAAGCAGGATGAGATTTTGGCTTTAAGTTCATCTGTGAGTTTACCTTGTTGGGCGATCGCACTTACAATCACAGATTTTCGTTCTTCCAGTTCTGTTAAATAAGTATATCGATCGGACAATTCCCGTAGTTGCACTTCATTCATCTCATCGGTGCGCTCTTTACGGTAACGTGCAATAAAGGGAATTGTTGCACCCTCCGCCAAAAGTTCCAGCGCGTTTTGCACCTGATGAGGTTTGAGGTTTATTTCAGTTGCCAGTAGTTGAGGAATGTTCAGCATTAGGTGTCTAAAATGAAAAAAATGAAAATGCTACTTCTAAAGGTAGTATGCTAGATCCTTATCCTGGCGCAAAGCCAAAGTTTTAAGCTAATTTACCAGATGATTGCTCACAAGAGTACAAGCGAAGTAGACAAAACCCACCTACGCAAGTAAGTTTTGAACCCTATTAATCCGCGTAGATGAAGGAGAGTTTGTATAGCATAGCGCAGCTATCCTGAGTCGGGAGAGCATTAGAACAAGTATCACTGTGATATCCGTATAAGCATATACTTTAATCTTGTTACACATAGTGCCTTATACCCCCACTTTGAAAGCTTGTTGTTACACGCAGTATCTACCACAAATGGAAGAGTTATTCGCCAAGCTTTTGGTTGCTTCATCTGTCGCAATAATTATTCCAATTGGTGTAAGATACAATCTTGCGTAATCTTGATTTTCTATAATATTTATTTCATTCGACTGTTGTGCCTAAAAGCTTATTGGATGTAAAATTGACCACAATTACCAAAACAATTTGTTTTATTAAGCACAATAACTTTTCGTTCAGAGGTTTGCTAAGATGCCTTTGTTTTTCTTGATACCACTATGTACTGCTTTAGTCACGGGCTACTTATTTAAAAAGAGTAATGATGAAATTGCATATCTTGCAGGTGTATTTGCAGCTATTAGCTTGATTTTAAGTTTAGTATTGGCACCCTGGCAGATTCAATTTGGATTGTTAATCACTGTCTTAATCATTACGAACAGACTTTTGCAGAAAAATGAGTTCAAACAAACTGAAACCACAGGAAAACAACCTAGAGAAATTAAATAATATCAACCACGACAAACTATTTTTTTCTCAACTTTAAACAGCTAAAAATCATAAGACAGCTAACCCAGTAATGTCCTTAAAAACAAAAGTTGGTAACTTGTTGATAGGAAATTCTTAGGTGTGTGTATAATTTTGACCGCTTCTTGAGACTGTATTATTTCTTAATAATGGTAAACTTTGTTTTTTACTTCAGCCTATCAGCTTTATACTTAGGTTAAGTATTGTTGAACTTTTCCATTTGCAAGGTCATGCAAACTTTTAAAAATATATTGATAATCAATTGTAATATCAAATAAAGTTTGCTCGTAAAATTCAAAAATCGAGTCTTCCGTCTTACTTGGTATAGAACACAACTCCAAAGAAGAGTTCTTTACAGATGTATGAAATTTAATATCTTTGTGGATAATATAAAAAGCAATTCAGACTATCGGTTTTCATCTATGATGTTTGCTGTATCTAGCTAGTACTTTTATGTACTAAAATATACGTACTGTTGCCTGTAATGTTGCTCAAGGTTAATTCTGTTTTCTTAAACTCTTAGCTTTACACTTCTAGAGTCTGATATGAAATCGCTACTTCTGTGAGTTTATTAGCCAGAAAGTGCTTCATAAATGTACAAATATATTACTAATGAAAATTCATATAATTTATAGGAAAATTTCGATTTTATGAAGTTTTTGTTTAAGTATATTTTCGGTACATGAATTTTTGATGAAGTGTGCCGATAAATTTGCAACACGGCTTTCTCGTGGTATTCTAGTAAGTGATTATATGTAACAATAAATTTTGAGTAAAGCTCTAGTTAAAATTACATATAATTAATTAAGAACAATCAAACAATCCTAAGACTAAATGTAAAACATCTCAAATCTGCTTAAATTAACGTAAGCTGTGAGTTAATCGCCAAACGCTAGTTTACATTAGCCGTTAGTCTCGTGAAAAACTCCATTTAGATATTAAGTAAAATTCCCCCACACGCCTGTAAAGCGCATTACTTTAGACTAGACTGATTTATCTCTCTATTTTCCGCAGCCAAACAGACTTCTATTAGTCATTGTGTTCCTATGTCCGAAAAGAGTACGTATACACACTCAAGCTGAGTACAAATTTTTATTAATTAATCGGTTTAGTTACCAGCCGAGGTTACAGATGTGTATGTAAGCTTGGAGAATGACAAAGCCCTCACTTGTCCCATATCTGCATCAACTATGACATAGATGTTGCGATCGCACTATAAAGTACTCTGGAAGCATAGCTGGCTGATACGGAAGACTTCTGCAATTCTACAGTTGAGTAAAGCCAAACTAGAAATACAACCATAAGCACTTGACTCCAATTAATACCGGATGCTGCAATAATACAGCAACCGTTCTACAAGCTGTATAGTATTTAGTTGCTAACTCTTGGACACAGCTTTTGATGGTTATTTTGATATCAGCCCTTTCAAGATAGCCTTTTTAATATTGTTGTCTATTTAATGAAGTGGAAGTCGAATTGTACAGAAAGTGTGACCGAAATCAGAAACGTCCAAAACAATAGGCTGTTTACTGGCCGGTTTATACCTACTATCTCGATTGAGGGAAATATACGATGAAATCTATATTGGAAATTTCAAACTTTAAAATAATTCCCTATATTATCTTGTTTGTCAGTATTTTATTTAGTATTTCTGGACAATTACTCATGAAATATACCATGAGTCACTCAGATGAGGGACTGTTGGATTGGGTATTCCTTCAAAAATTAGCATTAGCTGTTAGTGTTTATTGCTTGGGAATAGTCAATTGGATACTGGCTTTGCGATCGGTAAAATTGAGTATTGCTTATCCACTGACTAGTTTAAATTATGTCGGTATACTTTTCGGATCGCACTACTTTTTTAATGAGGTGATTACAATAACTCGAATTGCAGGAGTAATCACTATTTTCCTAGGAATTCTTTTAGTGGTTATTCCACTGAAAAAGTCTATATAAATTTCTCTATAGTAAATTCTAAAAAACCTATTGGAACATGAACATTATTACTTGGCTACTTTTAATGGTTGTAGTTTTATTCGGAACCACAGCTAATGTGTCACTAAAATATGGACTTCACATTTCTAGCTCTACTAAAGGAACTAGCACATCTATTCTAAATCTATTATTGTCTCGTTATTTTTTGATTTGGTTTATCTGCTATACATTTATGACTATATTGTGGCTTTATGTATTGCGAACAATTCCTCTAAGTCAAGCATTTCCAGTTTTAGGACTAATGTATGCACTGATACCTATTGCTTCTCACTATCTTTTAAAAGAGCGAGTTGTATTTAGCCAGTGGTTAGGAATATCTATTATCATAACTGGTGTAATTCTGGTTGTAAATTGATAGCTAAAGAGCCGAATATTGAGGTTATTAATGTTATTAACAGCCTCTGAAGATAAATCTCAAAAACATAGCTAATAAAATATAAATTAAATTTATGAATATAGGTATTATTGGCGGAGGCATAACTGGTCTAGTATTAGCCCAACGTCTTGCACATCAAGGACATATTGTAACTGTCTTCGATAGCAACAAACAGCTTGGTGGGCTAACCACGTATCATGATTATGGGTTGTTTACTTGGGATCGCTTTTATCACGTTATCCTACCTTCTGATACTCATTTAATAAATTTTCTCAGGGATATTGGGCTTGGAGATAAACTGCGTTGGCATCGAAGTTTAACAGGATTCTATGACAATAAAAAATTCTATTCTATCAGTAACACTATAGAATTTCTCCGCTTTCCTCTATTTGGGCTTATAGGTAAAATCAGATTAGCCTTTACTCTCCTCTATGGTTCACGCCTTAATAACTGGCGGCGCTTAGAGAAGATTTTAGTGGAAGATTGGTTATTAAAACTCGGTGGTAAAAGTACATACGAAAAGCTCTGGAAACCTTTACTTTTATCCAAATTAGGAGAGAACTATAAGAGAATATCAGCTGTTTTTATTTG
The Nostoc punctiforme PCC 73102 genome window above contains:
- a CDS encoding Tex family protein; the encoded protein is MLNIPQLLATEINLKPHQVQNALELLAEGATIPFIARYRKERTDEMNEVQLRELSDRYTYLTELEERKSVIVSAIAQQGKLTDELKAKISSCLQKTELEDLYLPYRPKRRTRATIAREKGLEALAEFIKSLNVKNTAIASLEEETAKYISEAKGVKTAEEALKGAADILAEEVAEKAELRAYIRDYLLEEGVFVSRIKDDYPEGTTKFEMYRNYKIRVKNIAPHNMLALCRGETEKVLSFEIAFDEDTVLYYLESKEIKTKVRAIRDFYQAMLKDAFNRLMKVSLMGEVISEKKVYADMESIKTFETNLRELLLSAPAGMKPTLAIDPGFRTGCKVAVLDQTGKFLEYQAVFPHQAAEQRAKAAQTVKNLIEKYKIELIAIGNGTASRETEEFVTQVLQTIERKPVKVMVNESGASIYSASIVALEEFPDLDVTVRGAISIGRRLQDPLAELVKIDPKSIGVGQYQHDVDQKLLKKKLDDTVESCVNYVGVDLNTASKELLTSVSGITATVANNIVAYRNQNGAFKNRRQLLKVPKLGPKAFEQAAGFLRIRGGDNPLDNTAVHPESYSVVEAIASDLNVPLNQVTQIAEKLKKTNLKKYVTDSVGEPTLRDILSELEKPGRDPRAEFKYATFKEGIKEIRDLNVGMELEGIVTNVANFGAFVDIGVHQDGLVHISQLADRFVDDPNKIVKVGQVVKVQVLEINEKLKRISLSMKAVKQ
- a CDS encoding EamA family transporter, translating into MTILWLYVLRTIPLSQAFPVLGLMYALIPIASHYLLKERVVFSQWLGISIIITGVILVVN
- a CDS encoding EamA family transporter, whose translation is MKSILEISNFKIIPYIILFVSILFSISGQLLMKYTMSHSDEGLLDWVFLQKLALAVSVYCLGIVNWILALRSVKLSIAYPLTSLNYVGILFGSHYFFNEVITITRIAGVITIFLGILLVVIPLKKSI